GGCATGGCGCCCGCCTTGTACAGCTTGGCCATCCAGGCGACCCACTCGGCGGTCCGCGGGTCGTCGGCGAAGACGGCGGACTTGCCGTCGGCGGACAGCATCTTGATGTTCATCTGGTCCCAGTCGGCCGGGATCCGCCACACCGGGTTGGCCATCGTCGCGTAGTACTCGCCCTTGGCCGCCTTGGCGATCTTCTCGTAGTCGGCGAACAGGCCGAACATGGTCGTCGGCGGCTTCGCCGGGTCGATCCCGGCCTTCGCCAGCAGGTCCTTGTTGTACGTCAGGACGACGCCGCCGGTGTACCAGGGCAGCACGCTGTGCACCGTCGCGCCCGAGGAGTCCTTCATGGTGCTGGACTTCCAGAACGCCGGGACGAAGGGCTTCGCGGCGTCGGGGTCCTTGACGCCCAGGTTGAGCAGGTAGCCGGCCTTGGTGAGGGAGGTCGCGGTGGGGGAGTCGACGTTGATCACGTCCGGCAGGGTGCAGGCCTGGGCGTCGGCGACGGTGCGCTGGCCGAAGGTCGCGTCGCCGGGGTCGTCGATCCACTTGACCGTGGTGTCGGGGTGGGCCTTCTCGAACGCCTTGATCACCCCGTTGAAGAAGCCCCCGAAGTCCTTCTTCAAGTTGGTCGTCTGGAAGGTGATCTTGCCCTTGACCTCGCCGGAGAGCTTCCCCGACCCGACGTTGCCCTTGTCGACCTTGCAGCCGCCGGCGGTGGCGTCGCCGCTGTCGGAGCCGCCGGAGAGGCCGCATCCGGCGGCGGTCAGCGAAAGAACGGCGATACAGGTCAGGGTGCGGGTCAGTCTTCTTGCACGCATGTGATGGGCCCTCCTGCGACCGGGCGAAGTCAGGGATGGTGTTGGTTCAATGAACCAACTTCGACTCCGATTGATGAAAATGTGGACCAGAATTCATCGGAGGTCAATGGTTTGCCGTGTTGCGTTTCGGTTCCGTGGGAGATCAGTGCCGGTGTTCGTGGTCCGGGTGGGACGGATCGCCCGGGTGCTCGTGCCCGTGCGCGTACACCACACCGGCACGAGCCCGGTCCAGCCAGTCGAAGAAGGCCCGTCGGCCGCCCGCCCGCCGCAGCTCCCGCACGATGCCGCCGCGCACGTCCTCGTACTGCAGGAAGTCCGCCTCCGCCGCCCCGCCGAAGGGGTCGACGCCGCGCCGGAGCGCCTGCGGGGTGAGGAAGCGGTCCCGGTTGCGGTCGTAGTAGTCGTGTACGGCCGCTTCCGGGACGTGCTGCTCGCGCTCCAGCTCCGCCAGCAGCACGCGCGCCGCCGGGGAGTGGGCGAGCGCCGCCGCGACGATGCTGCCGAGGTCGGCGACGTCGGTCTCGGCCACGGCGAGCACCTGGGCCGGCGACACCTGCGAAGGGGGTTTCAGTCCCCGGTCCGCGCAGGCCCGGCGGGCGAGTTCGTCGGTGACCACGACCTGGGTCGCCCAGCGCCGCCGCTGCCGTTCGGCGCGGGCGAGGGACTCGGGGCGGGTCTCGCGGTCGCGGGCCGGGACGGCCTTCAGCAGGGCGTCCACGCGGTCCCGTGGGACCGCCTCCCCCTGCACCAGGGCCGCATGCTCGGTCATGGCGTCACCTCCAGCACGATCGCCTCCGTGTAGGCGACGCAGCCGTGCCAGGCGACCTTCGCCATCAGCCAGTACGACCCCGGCGGCACCGCCGAACCGTCCACCTCGATGACGCACTCGAGCTCCTGACCGCCGGCCACGGTGAACCCCTGGCAGCCCGGCCCGACCCCCGGCCAGGTGCCCCAGGACGACACGGCCCACAGCTGCCCGCCGACCGGCCCCCGGGTGGTGTTGCGCACGGTCACCGGAACCCGGGCCCGCTCGCCCTCGCGTACGGTGACCCGCTCCACGCCCAGGCGGGACACCAGCGTCGGCCCGGTGTGCCCGCCGGGTACGTCGAGGGCCACGGCGTCCTCGTACGTCTGCCCGCCGTACGACAGCCGCGCGGCCAGCCAGTGGCGGCCGGGTGCGGCGTCCGGCGGGGGCGTCACCGTGACCTCGGCCAGGGTGAACCCGCCCGGGCCCAACGCGTAGGGCAGTTCGGCGGGTTGGGCGGACCAGCCGGGCGGCACCTCGAAGGTCACCGTGCCCGACACCGGCGCGTCGGTCAGCTCCGAGCCGACCCGGACGGTCGTGGTGACGGGGCCGGAGGCGGTGAGCGCGGCGGGCGAGAGGTAGACGGCGACGGGCATGTTGCCGCGCGGGGCGGGGCCGGAGTTGTGGAGCCAGTATCGGGTGTGCACGGGCTGGGCGGGCTCGTGCGCGGCGACGCCGGGGCCGGGGTCCTGCCCAGGTCCCGCCGAGGGCGTGGCCAGGACGGTGGCCACCTCGAAGCCGGTCAGACCGACGTCCAGGACCCCGTCCCCGCCCGGCGCCAGCGGTTCCCCGGGCCGCTCCAGCACGTCCGCACGAGCGCCCCGCGTCCACTCCACCGGCCCGCGCACCCGCGCCCGCACCGGCCGTCCGTTCACCTCGTGCATCCGGACGACGACACCGCGCCCCGGGTCGGCGGGCGCCCCGCTGCCCCGGGCGAGCGGGGAGCCGAGGGGCTTGAGGGCGTCGAGCAGTACCTCGCGGGCGGGCTCCAGCGTCAGCAGGGAGGCGGCCCTGGGCAGCGGCGCGGGTGCCTCGGCGCCGGTCCGCGGCCGGGCGGTGAGCGGATGGTTGAACTCGTGGCCGCGCGCGGGCAGCCGGAGTTCACGCCAGTCGCCGTGACCCGCCACGACGGCGTACTCGAAGGTGTGCGACCAGCGCTGGAGCTGGAACGCCGAACCGTCGGGAGCCGTACGGCGCGGCGGGTCGACCCAGATGCCGGACGGCCAGCCGGTGCAGGAGCGCATCAGGGACATGTAGAGGTCGCCGGAGGCGGTGACCACACAGCCGGGCGTGCCCCGGTTGAGGACGGCGAAGCCGCGCCCGTCCCAGGCGTCGCCCGGCGGCAGCGCCTCGCCGCCGCCCGCCGCCGTGGCCGTGACGGTCGCGTCGTCCAGGTCGGCGATCAGCGTGTCGACCGCCTTGGCGTCGTCCTCGGGGCGGGCGCCCGCCACCACCAGCAGCGGCAGCCGTTCGAGGTCCCGCAGATCGGCACCCGGCACCCACTCCTCGCGCAGCCCCGCGCGCGGAGCCACCCATACGGCGGCCACCCCGCGCTCGGTCAGCCGGCGTCGCAGCTCCCGCCCGGCGGCCGGGTCCCAGCCCAGCGCCTCGGCGACCACGGAGTTGCGGTCCGGGCCGCCGATCGCGATCCGGATGTCGGGGAGGTTGGAGTCGACCTCCAGGTCGCCGTACCGGGGGCCGCCCGCGATCGTCGAGGTCGCGGTGACGCCCGCGCGGACGAGGGCCGCCGCGAGCGGGGTGCCGAGGTCACCGGCGGCGTCCCAGTCCGGGTACACCAGCTCGGCGACTCCGATGGCGCGCTGGCCGAGGTAGGCGCCGGAGTCGTCGTGGACCGCGACCCGCGCGGTGGAGCCGAGGCCGAACCAGGTGTTCGCCGGGTTGTCCAGCGTCCACGGGAACCGCTCGCTGTCCACCTCCACGAACCCGAACCCGCGCCCGATCACCGCGTCCGCCACCTCGTGCACCGGCAGCCCGCCCCGCACGTCGGACGGCCAGCGCACCCGGATGAGCCGGTCGGCGCCGTCGTAGCCGTCGATGGTGGTGGACACGTCGAGCCGGTCGACGCCCGTCCACAGACACAGCCTCTGTGTGTACCGGAACAGGCCGAGGTCGGCGGTGACGGTGAGGCGGGACCCGGCCGGAGAGTGTTCCACCGTCACGGAAGCCGTCACGTTCCGGCTGCGGGCGACGGTGGTGCCGGTCGGGGTCAGATGCCACGGCCCCTCGCCGAAGCGGGGGTGCCTCGGGTACTCCTCCTGGACGACGAGTTCGTTGCCGATGTCGCCGGGGCGCAGCAGCTCCCGGCCGCCCTCGGCCTCGGCGAGCGCCCGCAGGCCGCTGACGCCGCCGCCGCGCGCCGGGTCGACCGTCACCTCGTAGAACTCGTTGCGGATCGTCGTCCCCTCGCCCGGGGCCCAGCCGGGTACGGAACCCTCGCCGAGCGGGAGCGCCTTGAGCCCGATGCCCGGCACCTCCGGCACGACGACCCGCAGCCGCCCGTCGTCGTCGCGTACCGCGGGCAGCGGCCGGCGGGTGTCGTCCAGCGGGACCCGCCCGGGATCGGCGACCGTCAGCACGTCCCGCCGCTGCCAGCTCGCGGAGTTGAAGACGACCAGGTCGGGGCCATCGCCCGGGGCGACCCGGTCGGCGAGGGCGCCGGTGGCGTCGGCGTGCACGGTCTCGGCGAGGTCGGCGAGCTCCCGCCAGCCGGTGAGCAGGTCGATGTAGACCTGGTCGGACTCGGAGCCGGTGATGGCGTCGTGGTGGGCGCCGTAGATCAGCTGCCGCCAGGCCTTGTCGAGCGCCGCGTCGGGATAGGGGTGCCCGGTGACGAGCGAGGCGAGCGTCGCCCAGGCCTCGGCGTCGGCGAGCAGCGTCTCGCCGTACCGCTGGGCCTGCTTGGTGTCGATGTAGGAGACGTCCTTGCCGGTGTAGACCGGGTTCATGTCGCGGGTCTGCGGGGAGGCCTTGCGGCCCTCCGCGTCGAGCTCGGCGCGGACGGCGGCGAAGAAGTCCCGGGGGATCGCGCTGACGAAGCGCGGCCAGACGTATCGGGCGTTCCAGTCCCGGTGGATCCCCATGACCCAGCGGCACGGCGGCGCGTAGTCCCCGCCGACGGGGAGCAGCACGTTCCGGGTGAGCGCGACCTTCTTCAGCCCCTTGAACAGCTTGAGCGCGGCCGCCTCCGCCTCGGGCAGGGTCGGCGCGTTGTCGATCGCCCAGCCGGCGCCGTAGTGGTTGACCATGTACGCGGTCAGCAGCCCGCGCCCCGAGGGGGCGATCCAGCTGAACTCCGCCGGGAACTGCATCCGCTGCGGATCCCGCGGCTCCTCGCCGAACACCGACAGCGTCGGCCCCCACTGGTGGAACGGCCCGCGCGCCCACGAACTGGAGGTGACGCCCGCGTCCGCCATCAGCCCCGGGAACTGCGGATCGTGCCCGAAGGCGTCCAGCTGCCAGGCGGTTTCGGGCGTGGCTCCCAGGATCGCGCGCTGGAAGCCGTCGCCGTAGAGAGCGTTGCGGACGGTCGCCTCGGCGCCGGTGAGGTTGGTGTTGGGCTCGTTGTAGGTGCCGCCCATGATCTCGACGCGGCCGGTGCGGATCAGCTCCCGCAGGAAGGCCCGCTCCTCGGGGAAGGCGTCCCAGTACGGCTTGAGGTAGTCGACCTCCGCGAGCACGAAGGTGTACGCCGGGTCGCGCCGCGCCAGATCGCAGTGCGCCCGCACCAGGCTCATCCCGGACTGGCCGCGCGAGTCGAAGGTGCGGGCGGGCAGGCCGGTGGCGGCGGGGTCGTCGGCGACGTCCCAGGTCTCGGTGTAGGCGGCCTGGGTGTTCCACCAGACGGGGTCGTAGTGGAAGTGGCTGACCATGAACATCGTCCAGCCGGGTTCGGCGACGGTGAACTCAGCGGTGTGGTGGGCGAGTCGGTCTCCGTCGGCGGCGGTCACCGTGATCTCGCGGCTCTCGCCGGGAGTGAGACCGTCGGCCGTCACGGGTATCTCGGCGCGCACGGTGCCGTCGTCGGCCGCCGTCGCCTGTGTCTGACCGGCGAGGCCGGGGCCCTCGACCGTGAGGCGGACGGTCCGGCCGGGAGTGTGGCTCAGCTCGACGGCCACCACCTGGCGCGGCTGCGCGGTGGTTCCGACGAAAAGCTCGGTCGACTCGACAGAAGTCACGCGCATGGGAGGGGCTCCTACGAGGATGCTCGGCGGGGCCCCATCGTGGCACCGAAGGGATGGTTCAAACAACCATCTTCGCGTTTCCTCGGTGGTTCATCCATGCATGCCCGGTCATGATCACCGTGCGCGGCGTGACTTCACCGCATGCTGCGGGGTGATGTGGTCGGTCAGCGCCAGTGAGGCGCTCGCGCGCTGGTAGGAGAGCTGGGCGACCCGGACGTACAGGCAGTCGATGAGGACGAGCACGGAGTGCCGGCCGCCGATGCTGCCGGTGCGGAAGCTGGTCTCCGAGGACGAGGAGATCAGCCGGATGTCGGCGGTCCGGGCGAGCGGCGAGCGCGGATCGGCGGTGAGCGCCACCGTCGTCGCTCCGCGCTCCTTGGCCAGCTCGAACGGTTCGATGGTCTCGCGGGTCGCGCCGGAGTGCGAGATGCCGATGGCGACGTCGGCCGGGGTGAGCAGGGCGGCGGAGGTGGTCGCGGCGTGCACCTCGGTCCAGCCGCGCACCGCGCAGCCGATGCGGAACAGCCGGGTCTCGGTCTCCTGGGCCACCGCGCCGCTGCCGCCGACGCCGTAGACGTCGATGCGCCGGGCGCGGGCCGTGGCCTGGGCCGCCCGCTCGATCGCGTCGAGGTCGATCCGCTCGATGGTCTGCTGCACCGCGCGCAGGTCCGCGCTGCCGACGACCTGCACGACCCGCTCCAGGTCGTCGTCCGGGGAGATGTCCGGGCCGATTTCCGCGGTGCCCCAGTCGGAGACCTCGCCGCGGCCGCGCTCCTGGGCCAGCTCGATCAGCAGATGCTGGTAGGAGTCGAGGCCGATCGCACGGCAGAAACGGGTCACCGTCGCCTGGGAGGTGCCGGTGCGGCGGCCCAGCTCGGCGGCCGAACAGTGGGTGACGGCGGCCGGATCCTCCAGGATCAGCTCGCCGACCTTCCGCAGGGAGCCGGCCAGCCGGGGCAGCTCGGTACGGATCAGGGTGGTGACGTCGGTCGGGGGCATGGCAAGAATGTATCAGCCACCGTTCACCGGGCAGATTGAATACCAGGACCGTCCTGTGATTTATTGATTCACCGATGGAGATATACAGGGTGGTTCAATCCATCAGCTAGGGAGTGTCGCGTGTCCGTCGAGTCCGTCAGCGCCCAGGGGTTCGCGCGCGAGAGCCTGGCCGTCCTCCAGCATGTCACCGAGTCCGCCCGCGACGACGTGACACGCGCCGCCGAGCTGATCGCCGAGTGCGTGCGCACGGAGGGCGTGATCCACGCCTTCGGCACCGGCCACTCCCAGGCGATCGTGCTCGAACTGGCCGGCCGCGCGGGCGGGTTGGTGCCCACCAACCGACTGAGCATCGCCGACCTCGTCCTGTACGGCGGCGACGACCCGAGCGTCCTCGACGACCCGCTCCTCGAGCGCCAGGCGGGTGTGGCCGCGCGGATCTACGACCTCGCCGCCCCGCATCCCCAGGACCTCTTCGTCGTCATCTCCAACTCCGGCGTCAACAGCGTGGTCGTGGAGATGGCCCTGCACGCCAAGGCGCAGGGACACCGCGTCCTGGCCATCACCTCCCTCACCCATACGCGGGCCGTCCCCGCCGCCCACTCCAGCGGCAAGAAGCTCGTCGACCTCGCCGACGTCGTCCTCGACAACGCGGCCCCGCGCGGCGACGCCCTCCTGGAACTGCCCGGCGGCGGCGCCGTGTGCGCCCTGTCCACGCTCACCGGCGTGATGCTGGTGCAGATGGCGGTCGCGCAGGCGTCGGCCCTGCTGCTCGCCGCCGGGGAGCGGCCGCCGGTCTATGTCTCGGCCAACGTGCCCGGCGGCTTCGAGGGCAACCTGGAGCTGGAGAAGCGGTACGCCGGACGGATCCGGCGCACCGCGAGCTGACCTACTCGACGCTCTCCACGGGCAGCGGCGTCAGCGCGACGGCCAGCGGATAGGCGCCGGTCGTCAGGGGCGCCCGGGTGGTGCCCGAGGCCGTGTCGACCGGTACCAGGACGTTCCCGTCGGCCGTCGTGACGTACGCCGTACGGCCGTTCCAGTCCAGGCTCACGTCGAAGGCCGACCTGCCGACCTCGACGCTTGTCCCGGGGGCGCCGGTGACCGTGTCGACGGGGGTGACCGCGCTGCCGGTGCTGGGGCTGACCCACAGGGTGCGGCCGTCCGGAGAGAGAGCCAGGCCGTAGGCCTGGCCGGTGACCAGGAACGTCGCCTCGGTGTCGTTCGTGGCGGTGTCGATGG
The nucleotide sequence above comes from Streptomyces sp. NL15-2K. Encoded proteins:
- a CDS encoding extracellular solute-binding protein; amino-acid sequence: MRARRLTRTLTCIAVLSLTAAGCGLSGGSDSGDATAGGCKVDKGNVGSGKLSGEVKGKITFQTTNLKKDFGGFFNGVIKAFEKAHPDTTVKWIDDPGDATFGQRTVADAQACTLPDVINVDSPTATSLTKAGYLLNLGVKDPDAAKPFVPAFWKSSTMKDSSGATVHSVLPWYTGGVVLTYNKDLLAKAGIDPAKPPTTMFGLFADYEKIAKAAKGEYYATMANPVWRIPADWDQMNIKMLSADGKSAVFADDPRTAEWVAWMAKLYKAGAMPKDSLSSNNDPSTLYSQGKVAYGSTNPSFVRFVKQNSPSIYAKTGVGQQPFDALGHTTGAPQYIATAATSKNAPTALAFAKFLTNAQNQTAWCKDPSVVIFPTTTASLDDPFFQNVSGSDPFSEARKLVAEQLKTATAYQTNFSTAVQNAIVGQVQLAMQGKKSPAQAVKDAQAKANELLKQSS
- a CDS encoding peptidyl-prolyl cis-trans isomerase gives rise to the protein MTEHAALVQGEAVPRDRVDALLKAVPARDRETRPESLARAERQRRRWATQVVVTDELARRACADRGLKPPSQVSPAQVLAVAETDVADLGSIVAAALAHSPAARVLLAELEREQHVPEAAVHDYYDRNRDRFLTPQALRRGVDPFGGAAEADFLQYEDVRGGIVRELRRAGGRRAFFDWLDRARAGVVYAHGHEHPGDPSHPDHEHRH
- a CDS encoding NEW3 domain-containing protein, with the protein product MRVTSVESTELFVGTTAQPRQVVAVELSHTPGRTVRLTVEGPGLAGQTQATAADDGTVRAEIPVTADGLTPGESREITVTAADGDRLAHHTAEFTVAEPGWTMFMVSHFHYDPVWWNTQAAYTETWDVADDPAATGLPARTFDSRGQSGMSLVRAHCDLARRDPAYTFVLAEVDYLKPYWDAFPEERAFLRELIRTGRVEIMGGTYNEPNTNLTGAEATVRNALYGDGFQRAILGATPETAWQLDAFGHDPQFPGLMADAGVTSSSWARGPFHQWGPTLSVFGEEPRDPQRMQFPAEFSWIAPSGRGLLTAYMVNHYGAGWAIDNAPTLPEAEAAALKLFKGLKKVALTRNVLLPVGGDYAPPCRWVMGIHRDWNARYVWPRFVSAIPRDFFAAVRAELDAEGRKASPQTRDMNPVYTGKDVSYIDTKQAQRYGETLLADAEAWATLASLVTGHPYPDAALDKAWRQLIYGAHHDAITGSESDQVYIDLLTGWRELADLAETVHADATGALADRVAPGDGPDLVVFNSASWQRRDVLTVADPGRVPLDDTRRPLPAVRDDDGRLRVVVPEVPGIGLKALPLGEGSVPGWAPGEGTTIRNEFYEVTVDPARGGGVSGLRALAEAEGGRELLRPGDIGNELVVQEEYPRHPRFGEGPWHLTPTGTTVARSRNVTASVTVEHSPAGSRLTVTADLGLFRYTQRLCLWTGVDRLDVSTTIDGYDGADRLIRVRWPSDVRGGLPVHEVADAVIGRGFGFVEVDSERFPWTLDNPANTWFGLGSTARVAVHDDSGAYLGQRAIGVAELVYPDWDAAGDLGTPLAAALVRAGVTATSTIAGGPRYGDLEVDSNLPDIRIAIGGPDRNSVVAEALGWDPAAGRELRRRLTERGVAAVWVAPRAGLREEWVPGADLRDLERLPLLVVAGARPEDDAKAVDTLIADLDDATVTATAAGGGEALPPGDAWDGRGFAVLNRGTPGCVVTASGDLYMSLMRSCTGWPSGIWVDPPRRTAPDGSAFQLQRWSHTFEYAVVAGHGDWRELRLPARGHEFNHPLTARPRTGAEAPAPLPRAASLLTLEPAREVLLDALKPLGSPLARGSGAPADPGRGVVVRMHEVNGRPVRARVRGPVEWTRGARADVLERPGEPLAPGGDGVLDVGLTGFEVATVLATPSAGPGQDPGPGVAAHEPAQPVHTRYWLHNSGPAPRGNMPVAVYLSPAALTASGPVTTTVRVGSELTDAPVSGTVTFEVPPGWSAQPAELPYALGPGGFTLAEVTVTPPPDAAPGRHWLAARLSYGGQTYEDAVALDVPGGHTGPTLVSRLGVERVTVREGERARVPVTVRNTTRGPVGGQLWAVSSWGTWPGVGPGCQGFTVAGGQELECVIEVDGSAVPPGSYWLMAKVAWHGCVAYTEAIVLEVTP
- a CDS encoding MurR/RpiR family transcriptional regulator, coding for MPPTDVTTLIRTELPRLAGSLRKVGELILEDPAAVTHCSAAELGRRTGTSQATVTRFCRAIGLDSYQHLLIELAQERGRGEVSDWGTAEIGPDISPDDDLERVVQVVGSADLRAVQQTIERIDLDAIERAAQATARARRIDVYGVGGSGAVAQETETRLFRIGCAVRGWTEVHAATTSAALLTPADVAIGISHSGATRETIEPFELAKERGATTVALTADPRSPLARTADIRLISSSSETSFRTGSIGGRHSVLVLIDCLYVRVAQLSYQRASASLALTDHITPQHAVKSRRAR
- a CDS encoding SIS domain-containing protein yields the protein MSVESVSAQGFARESLAVLQHVTESARDDVTRAAELIAECVRTEGVIHAFGTGHSQAIVLELAGRAGGLVPTNRLSIADLVLYGGDDPSVLDDPLLERQAGVAARIYDLAAPHPQDLFVVISNSGVNSVVVEMALHAKAQGHRVLAITSLTHTRAVPAAHSSGKKLVDLADVVLDNAAPRGDALLELPGGGAVCALSTLTGVMLVQMAVAQASALLLAAGERPPVYVSANVPGGFEGNLELEKRYAGRIRRTAS